The DNA region GGGCGAGGAGCGACCTGCCTCGAGGCTCGCGCCCGCCCACCCCGGCGTGTTCTCCAAGCTGCGCGACAAGCTCTCCGGCCGGTGACGGTCCTCCGGTGAGCGCACCCGTCTTCCTGGCCGGACCAGGCCTGCTCGACGGGCACGGCGCCGGTTCCAGCTACGTCCTCGAGGGCGCCGAGGCCCGGCACGCGGGCGTCGTCCAGCGACGCCGAGCAGGTGAACGTGTCGATGTCGTCGACGGCGCCGGCGTGCGGCTGAGCTGCACGATCGCAGACGTCGAGCCGGGGCGGCTCGTGCTGACCGTCGCCGAGCGGCACGACGAGCCGGCGCCGACCGTGCGGATCGTCCTGGCCCAGGCACTCGCCAAGGGCGATCGGGACGAGCTCGCGATCGAGGCGGCGACCGAGGTCGGGGTCGACGCCGTCGTCCCGTGGCAGGCCTCCCGGTCGGTCGTGGTGTGGCGCGGCGAGCGCGCGGCCAAGAGCCGGGCCAAGTGGAGGGCCACGGTCCGTGAGGCGGCGAAGCAGTCCCGACGCGCGTGGGTCCCCGACGTCGCCGAGCCGGTCGACGGCCGGGGGCTCGAGGCACTCGTGCGCAGCGTCGTGGCGGCCGGCGGGCTGGCCGTCGTGCTGCACGAGGAGGCCGCCCAGCCGCTCGCGACCGTGCCGCTGCCCGCCGCCGACGTGCCCGGCACGCCGGCAGTGCTGCTCGTGGTCGGTCCGGAGGGCGGGATCTCGCAGGACGAGCTCGAGCTGCTGGTCGGGGCGGGGGCCGTCTCGGTGCGGCTGGGCCCGCACGTGCTGCGCACCTCGACAGCGGGTCCCGTTGCTGTCGCGCTGGTCGCCGAGCGCCTCGGCCGTTGGTCCTGACCGGTCCTCTCGTGACCCGTCCGGCCGCGACCCACAGGTCCTGAGCGCGCCGTCAGGCGACGGTGATGTCGATCTCGACGAGGTTGAGGTACGGACCGGCCGCGCCCTCGCCGTCGGACATGTCCGGCTCCCACACCCGCACGGTGTACGCGCCGGGCTCGAGGTCGACGTCGAAGCTGTACGGGCCGACCTCGCCGTTGGCGCCGGCCGTCGTGAAGCCCTCGAGCACGACGTCCTCGGTGCCGCCGACCAGCACGGCGTAGCTCAGGGTCGCCTCGAA from Cellulomonas sp. KRMCY2 includes:
- a CDS encoding 16S rRNA (uracil(1498)-N(3))-methyltransferase — its product is MSAPVFLAGPGLLDGHGAGSSYVLEGAEARHAGVVQRRRAGERVDVVDGAGVRLSCTIADVEPGRLVLTVAERHDEPAPTVRIVLAQALAKGDRDELAIEAATEVGVDAVVPWQASRSVVVWRGERAAKSRAKWRATVREAAKQSRRAWVPDVAEPVDGRGLEALVRSVVAAGGLAVVLHEEAAQPLATVPLPAADVPGTPAVLLVVGPEGGISQDELELLVGAGAVSVRLGPHVLRTSTAGPVAVALVAERLGRWS